The genomic interval CCCCGACATGGATCGCCCGGGGGACTCGCTCAACGTGAACGCCGACGCCGCCGCGGCCGCGCTGGCGGCCGCCCTCGGCGCCGAGAAGCTCGTGATCCTCACGGACGTCGCCGGGCTCTACGCGGACTGGCCGGATCGGGAGTCCCTGGTCTCCTCGATCACGGCGACGGAGCTCGAGGAGCTGCTGCCGAGCCTCGAGTCCGGCATGATCCCGAAGATGCGCGCCTGCCTCGACGCCGTGCGCGGCGGGGTCTCGAAGGCGGCGATCATCGACGGCCGCGAGCCCCACTCGGTGCTGCTGGAGATCTTCACCGAGCGCGGGATCGGCACCGAGGTCACCCCCTAGGGGTCGGGGAACCGGGCCGGCGGGCGCGCGATGACGGGGGTCGGGATCCTCCAGGGCGCCGCGCTCGGCCTGTACGCGGCTGCGGGGGCCGCGCTCGCCGTCGCGGACGTCCGCGCACGGCGGATCCCCGACCGCATCCTGCTGCCCGCGCTCGCCGCGGTGCTGCTCCTGCTCGCGGCGGCCGTCGCCGCCGGCGCGTGGTCGGGGGAGCCGGAGCGCTCCTTCGCGGCGTGGGGCGCCGCCGTGCTCGGCCGGACGCTCGGCGGCGCGGCCGCGGGCTTCGCCGCGCTGCTCGCAGCCGCGCTGCTCGGCGGCGGCTCGGGCACGATCGGCGGCTCGGGCCCGATCGGCGGCGGCGACGTGAAGCTCGCGGCGCTCGTCGGCGCGGTGCTCGGGCACTTCGGCGGCTGGCCGGCGCTCGGGGCCGGTTTCGCGCTCGGCTGCGGGATCGCGGCGGTGTGGGCGCTGCCCGGGATCCTGCGCGGGCGCCGCTCCGCCACGATCCCCTTCGCCCCCTGCCTGCTCCTCGGCAGCTGGATCGCGCTCGCCTTCGCCCTGCTCGGCGGGCGCGGCTGAGCCGGCGCGCAGCCCGCCCCCGTCCGTATCCCCGTCCGCGGCACCGTCACGAAGCCGTCACACGACGGGGTGGTCTCCGTGCATCTTCGCTCGTTACGCTGGGCGTGTGCCGACTGCAGAACCGCGACCCCAGCACCCCCTGACCGCCCCCGCCTGGACGGACGTCGACGTCGTGCTCTTCGACCTCGACGGCGTCATCACGCCCACCGTCGAGCTGCATCGCCGGGCCTGGGCGGAGACGTTCGACGAGCTCTTCGCGGGACTCGCGCTCCCGCCCTACCGCGAGGAGGAGTACTTCGCGTCCCTCGACGGTCGCAGCCGCTTCGCCGGCGTGCGGAGCCTGCTCGAGTCGCGCGGCGTCTCGCTGCCCGAGGGCGCCGCGGACGATCACGGCCTCACGAGCGTGATCGGGATCGGCAACCGCAAGAACGCGGCGTTCACCCGCGTGCTCTCCCGCGACGGCATCGCCCCGTACCCGGGTTCGCTCCGCCTGCTCGACCGGCTCGCGGAGCTCGGCGTGCCGCTCGGCCTCGTCTCGTCCTCGCGCAACGCCCTGCCGGTGCTGCGCGCCGCGGGGCTCGAGGAGCGCTTCACGGTGGTCGTCGACGGCGTCACGGCGGAACGCGAGGGGCTCCCGGGGAAGCCCGCACCCGACACCTTCCTGCGCGCGGCCGCCGCGCTCGGCTCCCCGCCCGCGCGCGCCGCCGTGTTCGAGGACGCGGAATCCGGCACGGCCGCCGCCCGCGCCGGCGGCTTCGGCCTCGTCGTCGGGGTGGATCGCGGCGCCGGGCGCGCCGCCCTCATCGCCGCGGGCGCCGACACCGTCGTCGACGATCTCGAGGAGATGCTGCCGTGACGCCGTTCGACCGCGCGGGTGCCGCCGGCGCCGAGCCGGAGACCGAGAGCCGGCGCGAGTTCGGGGAGGACCCCTGGCGGCTCGTCGTCGACGGCATCGATCCCGCGCTCGCGGGACAGGACGAAACGCTCTTCTCCCTCGGCAACGGCTACCTCGGCATGCGCGGCAACCACGAGGAGGGGCTGCCCCTCGGCAGCCACGGCACTTTCGTGAACGGCGTGCACGAGACCTGGCCGATCCACCACGCGGAGGGCGCCTACGGGCTCGCCGAGCACGGGCAGACGATCGTGAACGTCCCCGACGCGAAGACCGTCAGGATCTACGTCGACGACGAGCGGCTGAACCTCGCCTCCTCCGACATCTCGGAGGTGCGCCGCACGCTCGATCTGCGCGCCGGCACCCTCGAGCGCACGCTGCTGTGGTTGACGCCGACCGGCAAGCGGGTGCGCGTGGAGACCCGCCGCATGGTCTCCTTCGCATCGCGCCACCTCGCGACCCTGGAGATGGCGGTGACCGTGCTCGACGCCGACGCGGAGCTCACCCTCAGCAGCCTCGTCGTCAATCGGCAGGACCTCGGCCGGGTGCACACGGAGACGCCCGGCGCCGATCAGGGCCCCGGACTCACCGGCGCCGCGGACCCCCGTAAGAGCGAGCAGCTCACGGAGCGGATCCTCGATCCCGGACCGACGCTCCACGACGGCGCGCGCAGCGTGCTCAGCTACCGGGTCCACGACTCGGGCTGGGGGCTCGGCGTCGGCGTCGACCACGACTTCGACGGCGGGGACGGCTGGCGCCGCCGCGTGGAGACCTCGCCGGACCGCGTGCGCCACATGTTCCAGGGCGTCGCCGCGCGCGGGCGCACCGTGCGGCTGCGCAAGACGGTCGCCTACCACTCCTCGGCGACCGCCGGGCTCAGCGAGGTCATCGATCGCTGCGTGCACACGCTCGAGTCCGTCGCAGCCGAGCCCGCGGAGGCGCGGTGGACGGCGCAGCGGCGCTTCCTCGACGCGTTCTGGGAGCGCAGCGACGTCCGCGTCGAGGCCGAGGCCGGCGTGCAGCAGGCGATCCGCTGGGCGCTCTTCCAACTGGCGCAGGCCTCGGCGCGCGCCGACGGCCGCGGCATCCCCGCGAAAGGCGTCACCGGTTCGGGCTACAGCGGGCACTACTTCTGGGACTCCGAGATCTACGTGCTCCCCTTCCTCACCTACACCTCGCCGTTCTGGGCGCGCAACGCGCTCCGCGCGCGGGAGGGCATGCTCCCGAAGGCGCGCCTGCGCGCGGCCACGCTGAGCGAGGACGGGGCGCTCTTCCCCTGGCGCACGATCAACGGCGAGGAGGCGAGCGCCTACTACGCCGCGGGCACGGCCGCGTACCACATCAACGCCGACATCAGCTACGCCCTCGCCCGCTACGTCGGGGCGACCGGGGACCTCGCCTTCCTCGTCCAGGGCGCCTGCGACATCCCGGTCGAGACCGCGAGGCTCTGGGCCAGCCTCGGGTTCTGGAACACCGACGCCGACGGCGAGCGCCGCTTCCACATCCACGGCGTGACCGGCCCGGATGAGTACACGACGGTCGTGAACGACAACCTCTTCACCAACGTCATGGCGCGCTTCAACCTGCGCTTCGCGGTGGAGGTGGTGCGGCGGCTCGAACGCGAGGCCCCCGGGGCCCACGCCGAGCTCGTCGCCCGCGTCGGACTGCGGCCGGACGAGGCCGATGCGTGGGAGGCCGCCGCCGACGGCATGAGCATCCCATTCTCCGAGGAGCTCGGGATCCATCCGCAGGACGCCCACTTCCTTGAGCGGGAGGTGTGGGATCTCGCGGCGACCCCGCCCGAGCAGAAGCCGCTGCTGCTGCACTTCCACCCCCTCGTCATCTACCGCTTCCAGGTGCTCAAGCAGGCGGACGTGGTGCTCGCGCTGCTGCTCGCGAGCGACGAGTTCGGCCGCGAGGCGAAGCGCCGGGACTTCGAGTACTACGACGCCCTCACCACGGGGGACTCCACGCTCTCGGCCGTCGTGCAGTCCATCGTCGCCGCGGAGGTCGGCTACCGCGAGCTCGCCTACCGCTACTTCGACCACGCGCTGCGCGTCGACCTCGACGACCTGCACCGCAACTCGTCCGACGGCGTGCACATCGCCTCGGCCGGCGGGGTGTGGATGACCCTCGTCCAGGGCTTCGCGGGGATGCGCGACGCGGGCAGGCGGCTCAGCTTCGACCCCCGGCTCCCCGCGCACTGGGGTCGCCTGGAGTTCCCGCTCGCCTGGCGCGGGCAGCGACTGCTCGTGACCCTCGAACCGCAGCGCATCCGCTTCGCGCTGGAGGAGGGGGAGGAGCCCGTGGCGCTCAGCGTGCGCGGCGAAGCCGTCGAGGTGCGCGCCGGTCGGCCCGTCGAGGTGCCGCTCGCCGACCAGGGGCCCGAGCTCGGGCCGTTCTCGGGGCTCTCCGCAGGCATCCTGCCGCGGGAGGGCGACACCGGGGCCATCCCGCTGGCCTACGGGGAGGTGCCGGTCGTCACCACCTCGATCCCCACCCGCGCGCCCCTCGGCTGAACGCGGGCGCGCGCGGCGGGCGGCGCGGGGCCGACGCGCGCTGCGCGTAGAATGGGCGGGTCGGGACCGCCCGACCGGCTCCGAGTGGAAGGCAGGAATCGTGACCTATGTGATCGCTCTCCCGTGCGTCGACGTGAAGGATCGCGCCTGCGTGGACGAGTGCCCGGTCGACTGCATCTACGAGGGCGAGCGCTCGCTCTACATCCACCCGGACGAGTGCGTCGACTGCGGCGCCTGCGAGCCGGTGTGCCCGGTCGAGGCGATCTACTACGAGGACGATCTGCCAGAGGAGTGGGCGGACTACTACAAGGCGAACGTCGAGTTCTTCGACGAGATCGGTTCGCCGGGCGGCGCCGCGAAGACCGGCGCGTACGACTTCGACCATCCGATCATCGCGGCGCTCCCGCCGCAGGGGGAGTAGCCGTGCGCGGGCCGCTGCCCGACTACCCCTGGGACGCGATGGCGCCCTATGCCGCCCGCGCGGCGGAGCACCCGGGCGGCGCCCTCGACCTCTCCGTCGGCTCGCCCGTCGATCCCGCGCCCGCCGCGGTGCGCACGGCGCTCGCCGCGGCGACCGACGCTCACGCCTACCCCGCCACCGCGGGCGCCCCGCCACTCCGCGCGGCCATCGCCGAGTGGTTCGGCAGACGGCGCGGCGTGACGATCGCGCCCGACGCCGTGCTGCCCACGATCGGCTCCAAGGAGCTCGTGGCGCTGCTGCCCTTCCTGCTCGGCATCGGCGCGGGCGAGGCCGTCGTCTTCCCGCGGATCGCCTACCCGAGCTACGCGATGGGCGCGGCGCTCGCGGGTGCCGAGGCCATCGCGAGC from Leucobacter allii carries:
- a CDS encoding HAD family hydrolase, with protein sequence MPTAEPRPQHPLTAPAWTDVDVVLFDLDGVITPTVELHRRAWAETFDELFAGLALPPYREEEYFASLDGRSRFAGVRSLLESRGVSLPEGAADDHGLTSVIGIGNRKNAAFTRVLSRDGIAPYPGSLRLLDRLAELGVPLGLVSSSRNALPVLRAAGLEERFTVVVDGVTAEREGLPGKPAPDTFLRAAAALGSPPARAAVFEDAESGTAAARAGGFGLVVGVDRGAGRAALIAAGADTVVDDLEEMLP
- the fdxA gene encoding ferredoxin, translating into MTYVIALPCVDVKDRACVDECPVDCIYEGERSLYIHPDECVDCGACEPVCPVEAIYYEDDLPEEWADYYKANVEFFDEIGSPGGAAKTGAYDFDHPIIAALPPQGE
- a CDS encoding glycoside hydrolase family 65 protein; the encoded protein is MTPFDRAGAAGAEPETESRREFGEDPWRLVVDGIDPALAGQDETLFSLGNGYLGMRGNHEEGLPLGSHGTFVNGVHETWPIHHAEGAYGLAEHGQTIVNVPDAKTVRIYVDDERLNLASSDISEVRRTLDLRAGTLERTLLWLTPTGKRVRVETRRMVSFASRHLATLEMAVTVLDADAELTLSSLVVNRQDLGRVHTETPGADQGPGLTGAADPRKSEQLTERILDPGPTLHDGARSVLSYRVHDSGWGLGVGVDHDFDGGDGWRRRVETSPDRVRHMFQGVAARGRTVRLRKTVAYHSSATAGLSEVIDRCVHTLESVAAEPAEARWTAQRRFLDAFWERSDVRVEAEAGVQQAIRWALFQLAQASARADGRGIPAKGVTGSGYSGHYFWDSEIYVLPFLTYTSPFWARNALRAREGMLPKARLRAATLSEDGALFPWRTINGEEASAYYAAGTAAYHINADISYALARYVGATGDLAFLVQGACDIPVETARLWASLGFWNTDADGERRFHIHGVTGPDEYTTVVNDNLFTNVMARFNLRFAVEVVRRLEREAPGAHAELVARVGLRPDEADAWEAAADGMSIPFSEELGIHPQDAHFLEREVWDLAATPPEQKPLLLHFHPLVIYRFQVLKQADVVLALLLASDEFGREAKRRDFEYYDALTTGDSTLSAVVQSIVAAEVGYRELAYRYFDHALRVDLDDLHRNSSDGVHIASAGGVWMTLVQGFAGMRDAGRRLSFDPRLPAHWGRLEFPLAWRGQRLLVTLEPQRIRFALEEGEEPVALSVRGEAVEVRAGRPVEVPLADQGPELGPFSGLSAGILPREGDTGAIPLAYGEVPVVTTSIPTRAPLG
- a CDS encoding prepilin peptidase — encoded protein: MTGVGILQGAALGLYAAAGAALAVADVRARRIPDRILLPALAAVLLLLAAAVAAGAWSGEPERSFAAWGAAVLGRTLGGAAAGFAALLAAALLGGGSGTIGGSGPIGGGDVKLAALVGAVLGHFGGWPALGAGFALGCGIAAVWALPGILRGRRSATIPFAPCLLLGSWIALAFALLGGRG